Genomic segment of Pseudomonadota bacterium:
TTGCCTGGGGTATTAATAGATCGATTCTTCAGGCTATTGGCTACCGTGAATTCATAATTGGACTGGCTTATGTAGTTCTTTCTGTATTTTTAATATGCTACGCCTTTTTTAGGGTCAGAACCTCCTGTGTTGTTCAGAAGCTGACTGGAATTGTCGGGAGGGTGAAAAATACGATACCTTTTTTTCTCCCTCTGTTCCTTGGTTTTTTCACAGGGCTGAGTTTTTGTCCACCCTTTCTTCTTGCCCTTACCAGCGCTGCGGATAAAGGTGGTCTGGCACAAAGCATTTTATTCTTTTTCATGTTCTTTCTGGGAACCTCTGTTTTTTTCATACCTGCACCCTTTGTCGGTTTACTGCGTAGTTTTTCAGTCATGAGTACGATAGGTAAAATGGCAGCAGGCTTAGTTGGTATTTATTATTTATATTCTGGTATAATCATGCTCGTGGTAGGTATCAAAAGGATATGAATCAAGATAAGATAGAAACTGATACTATTATCCCGCAGGTAAGCCTGATTAAAACCTTGCTTCTCATACTTCCCATGATGTTTCTCACGTTTGCAATTCTCACACAGGGGAAGTTACCTTCTGACCCGAAGAGCCTCTTTGCCATTGTAATTACCTACTTATTTATTAATGCCACATTCTTTATGCTGCTCTATACTGGAAAGACCGATAGATTCAGGGCCATATTTTTTATTACCTATGCTGTTTTATTTGTTGTCTCCTTTATTACCCATCTTATTGAAATACGGGGAAGTATGGCAATAAGCCAGGCAAATATGTTACAGGGAGAAACGCCTTTTTGTCATA
This window contains:
- a CDS encoding sulfite exporter TauE/SafE family protein is translated as MQAFFLGLSNGTVCLTYCSPVLIPYLLGEGKGVVQNCAVIAQFLFGRLFGYLIFGVIAWGINRSILQAIGYREFIIGLAYVVLSVFLICYAFFRVRTSCVVQKLTGIVGRVKNTIPFFLPLFLGFFTGLSFCPPFLLALTSAADKGGLAQSILFFFMFFLGTSVFFIPAPFVGLLRSFSVMSTIGKMAAGLVGIYYLYSGIIMLVVGIKRI